The proteins below come from a single Malus domestica chromosome 03, GDT2T_hap1 genomic window:
- the LOC103432446 gene encoding uncharacterized protein: MGFNAVFGCLKEVFPQVDFRILKAIAIEHPFDADAAVLDVINEFPNLATQSFLSAVSPTQVQSPKALPVAAQHKDKGKLLMHQQVIKEAEFEPLPEPEKAAVDDDSKNDHTSGISHDNPTLLEQVNSLPNGPVPSDADISTGSEEVISDGKGMNFDVQVGLQQSASGITTLSMPGKDVMNGTLVDAFPEWKSFYLPVNCDSDLVLHDTPDKVEPFAVDSSIIEHSLDAPQCDIPCSDPLLADDNLQATDPSDHTSEKECSPREMVDIEETTTDSVCNTDVLEEIIEDAKNNKKTLFSAMQSVISMMREVEVQEKEVDIVQEEASRGGLDIMVKVEEFKQMLAHAKDGNDMHAGEVYGEKAILATEARELQSRLLNLSDERDKSLAILNEMRETLEERLDAAAEARRLAEQDKLEKEECAWKALAEQEAEMEKVVQESKILQQEAGENSKLREFLMDRGRIVDMLQGEISVICQDVRLLKEKFDERVPLSQSVSSSQTTCILASSGSSMKSMALDLVSERLKLLKSPEKVSPASSVDGLSPKSILEQERSKVDRKELMDDGWDVFDKEFGV, encoded by the exons ATGGGTTTCAATGCGGTTTTTGGTTGCTTAAAGGAAGTTTTTCCACAG GTTGATTTTCGCATTCTGAAGGCTATTGCTATTGAACATCCCTTCGATGCCGATGCAGCTGTGCTTGATGTTATTAATGAGTTCCCTAACTTGGCTACACAGTCATTTTTGTCGGCTGTCAGTCCCACTCAGGTTCAAAGTCCCAAGGCTCTCCCAGTTGCAG CTCAACACAAGGATAAGGGTAAATTATTGATGCACCAGCAGGTAATTAAGGAAGCAGAGTTTGAACCTCTTCCAGAACCAGAAAAGGCAGCTGTTGATGATGACAGCAAAAATGATCATACAAGTGGCATCTCTCATGACAATCCCACACTGCTAGAGCAAGTGAACTCATTGCCAAATGGTCCTGTTCCATCAGATGCTGATATAAGTACTGGAAGTGAAGAAGTGATTTCTGATGGAAAGGGTATGAATTTTGATGTCCAAGTTGGGCTGCAGCAGTCTGCATCTGGCATTACGACTCTTTCGATGCCTGGAAAGGATGTGATGAATGGCACCTTAGTTGATGCATTTCCTGAATGGAAAAGTTTTTATCTCCCTGTGAATTGTGATTCTGATTTGGTTCTCCATGACACACCTGATAAAGTGGAACCATTTGCAGTTGATTCTTCTATCATAGAACATTCACTAGATGCTCCTCAGTGTGACATTCCTTGTTCAGACCCTCTTCTTGCTGATGACAACTTACAGGCAACTGATCCTTCAGATCATACTTCTGAGAAAGAATGTTCTCCAAGGGAAATGGTTGATATTGAGGAGACCACCACAGACAGCGTATGCAATACTGATGTTCTTGAAGAGATCATTGAAGATGCTAAAAATAACAAG AAAACCCTGTTTTCAGCCATGCAGTCAGTCATCAGCATGATGAGAGAAGTGGAAGTGCAGGAGAAAGAAGTGGATATTGTTCAAGAGGAAGCTTCTAGGGGAGGTTTGGATATAATGGTCAAGGTGGAGGAATTTAAACAGATGTTGGCACATGCAAAAGACGGAAATGACATG CATGCTGGAGAAGTCTACGGGGAGAAAGCAATTTTAGCAACTGAAGCGAGGGAGCTTCAGTCTCGATTGCTCAACttatcggatgagagagataaATCACTAGCGATTCTTAATGAG ATGCGAGAAACCCTTGAGGAACGGCTGGATGCGGCAGCAGAGGCAAGGAGACTGGCCGAGCAGGACAAGCTGGAAAAGGAAGAGTGTGCCTGGAAAGCTCTTGCTGAACAAGAAGCGGAGATGGAGAAAGTTGTTCAGGAATCGAAAATATTGCAACAAGAGGCGGGGGAAAATTCGAAG TTGCGGGAGTTTCTGATGGACCGTGGTCGCATTGTTGATATGCTACA AGGAGAAATTTCCGTCATTTGTCAGGACGTCAGGCTTCTGAAAGAGAAATTTGATGAGCGGGTTCCACTAAGCCAGTCAGTATCTTCGAGCCAGACAACCTGCATCCTAGCTTCTTCAGGCTCATCCATGAAAAGCATGGCACTCGATTTAGTTTCAGAACGACTCAAGTTACTGAAGTCGCCGGAGAAGGTAAGCCCCGCTTCTTCAGTTGACGGCCTATCACCAAAAAGCATACTCGAACAGGAAAGAAGCAAGGTCGATCGAAAGGAGCTTATGGACGACGGATGGGATGTCTTCGACAAAGAATTTGGTGTCTAA
- the LOC103432528 gene encoding DUF21 domain-containing protein At4g14240-like: protein MPLPPTAQTSALISPPNTTAKMMSWNGAKDLVMTLDDIPFGTGSWYLYAGVSCLLVLFAGIMSGLTLGLMSLNLVDLEILQRSGSPTEKKQAAKILPVVQKQHQLLVTLLLCNACAMEALPLYLDKLFHPVVAVVLSVTFVLLFGEIIPQSICSRYGISVGANFVWLVRILMIICYPIAYPIGRVLDKVLGHSDDLFRRAQLKALVSIHGQEAGKGGELTHDETTIISGALDLTEKTAEEAMTPIESTFSLDVNSNLDWEAIGKILARGHSRVPIYSENPKNIIGLLLVKSLLTVRAEAEIPVSAVSIRRMPRVPADMPLYDILNEFQKGSSHLAAVVRSKGKSNLLTIPDVENFKEDKLAQLKSQIAASLPIKQDDKSGSVALDIDKAPKSLTNKPTVQSNGAINPNSSEDIEDGEVIGIITLEDVFEELLQEEIVDETDVYIDVHRRIRVAAAAAASSMARAPSTRKLLVGALSKHGQTPKKSAEDDGHSVRFSGSPREPLLGSKR, encoded by the exons ATGCCGCTTCCGCCGACCGCCCAAACCAGCGCCCTAATCTCGCCGCCGAATACGACGGCGAAAATGATGTCGTGGAACGGCGCCAAGGATTTGGTGATGACGTTGGACGACATTCCTTTCGGGACGGGGTCGTGGTATCTCTACGCCGGCGTCTCGTGCCTGCTCGTCCTCTTCGCCGGGATCATGTCCGGCCTCACCTTGGGGTTGATGTCACTCAACCTCGTTGACCTCGAAATCCTCCAGCGCAGCGGTAGCCCCACTGAGAAGAAGCAAGCCG CTAAGATACTGCCTGTTGTGCAAAAGCAGCACCAACTTTTGGTCACGTTGCTTCTCTGTAATGCTTGTGCCATGGAG GCGCTTCCTTTATACCTTGATAAACTCTTTCACCCAGTTGTTGCTGTTGTGCTGTCTgtaacttttgttctgttattCGGAGAG ATTATTCCGCAATCTATTTGCTCAAGATATGGGATTTCGGTGGGTGCCAATTTCGTTTGGCTTGTTCGCATTCTGATGATCATTTGTTATCCGATTGCATACCCAATTGGAAGG GTTCTTGATAAGGTACTTGGACATAGTGATGATTTGTTTAGGCGAGCTCAATTGAAGGCCCTAGTCTCTATTCATGGCCAAGAG GCTGGTAAGGGAGGTGAACTCACACATGATGAGACGACGATCATCAGTGGAGCCCTAGATTTAACTGAAAAG ACCGCAGAGGAGGCTATGACACCTATTGAATCAACATTTTCCTTGGATGTTAATTCAAACTTAGACTG GGAAGCAATTGGGAAAATTCTTGCGCGAGGTCATAGTCGAGTCCCCATCTAttctgaaaatccaaaaaacatTATTGGCCTCCTTCTG GTGAAAAGTCTTCTCACAGTACGAGCTGAAGCAGAGATTCCAGTTAGTGCTGTTTCGATTCGAAGAATGCCTAG GGTTCCAGCAGATATGCCGCTGTATGATATACTTAATGAGTTTCAAAAAGGAAGCAGTCACCTGGCAGCTGTAGTGAGGAGCAAAGGAAAGAGCAACCTTCTGACAATTCCTGACGTAGAGAATTTCAAGGAGGATAAACTGGCACAGTTAAAATCTCAAATAGCTGCGTCCTTGCCAATCAAGCAAGATGACAAATCAGGAAGTGTTGCTCTCGACATAGATAAAGCTCCAAAGTCTCTGACAAACAAGCCAACTGTTCAATCGAATGGTGCTATAAATCCAAATTCATCAGAGGACATTGAAGACGGGGAGGTCATAGGAATCATCACCCTGGAGGATGTTTTTGAAGAACTTCTGCAA GAGGAAATTGTAGATGAGACAGATGTATATATCGATGTACATAGAAG GATACGTGTGGCTGCTGCAGCAGCTGCTTCATCCATGGCACGAGCTCCATCAACTCGGAAGTTGCTTGTA GGCGCTCTAAGTAAGCACGGGCAAACCCCAAAGAAGTCTGCGGAAGATGATGGACATTCGGTGAGGTTTTCAGGGTCTCCACGGGAGCCTCTTCTAGGCAGTAAGAGATGA
- the LOC103432527 gene encoding protein HUA2-LIKE 3 has product MAPSRRKGVSKAAQAAAARRQWKVGDLVLAKVKGFPAWPATVSEPEKWGYPADWKKVLVFFFGTQQIAFCNPADVEAFTEEKKQSLLGKRHGKGADFVRAVKEIIDSYDKLKKEDQVDDFKSTANGRNTVDSLSNLRSEDQSEAPEAILDSHSKSSHSTIDRNEPSVSVEDASATAQVDAMHDKEALIEEPGATATVTETPLPVTSSSRKRSRDLRSQKEEAPARRSRSSSRMESRRVRNSRMSCDDDDKNAGEVSGNVVRNRCLRRNKRIRKSPDASECDDVNSAAFVSNGCIEDNGSEVATVDSDTFSLNEGSAVDSGCKGEHSEAVAECLDGNAELVKGLDLQIKAVVIKKKRKPNRKRITNDAAEPIAMVDKETVLEVKQSSNQTMQNDCGKMNGNSSKEDGDEHLPLVKRARVRMGKPCSAHEEVDSFAHTEESHKEVVLNPLGPVSTSSNCDENCPSGRDLSVVNEVLDNITPSGGCTSILGNRPQLWNTKKDQSFGCSVDGEAVLPPSKRLHRALEAMSANAAEDDRCNYDSSVTKTSTIGCHHSSTSTCPATTVESNTGTGLGLQSEDSLGINASGVDAFGFSTSLNPVVLEENGKSVVEVNADKKTESLNTQSHECSINELPDSGDHVGGKDLSGGSSDCHIMGSLGHLLPNMDRGEAGTGLNESSIDELPMKDKNKDKDELSHCEAENPDIECDTSEHTLKSIDPPVSGTNHGISEFPPLNVASPLHYGGEGPGEKVEGLESHVQDIREVNDIFDVVKVVKEVQNKQTENDPSSISYPNEYLGDKNVSGIRSSPSLTDGGDSIAHASPLNTSGCRMSTSDSSNILQNNGSCSPDGDLQNKRTSSIQLGEDGKSESVVSQRPKSVSKYSEIHATLLSFDTMLGTLTRTKESIGRATRVAMDCGKLGVAAKVLEILARYLETESSLHRRVDLFFLVDSIAQCTRGLKGDGCGMYPSAIQAILPRLLSAAAPPGSSAHENRRQCLKVLKLWSERRIVPESIIHRHMRELDTHGVSSSGAYGRRSARTERSLDDPLREMEGMLVDEYGSNSSFQLPGFCMPRMLKDEDDGCDSDGESFEAVTPEHNPQAHEEQETTPATERHRHILEDVDGELEMEDVAPSCDVDVSSSCGVAGANGVQASHNQFEQNCQPYFAPPLPRDVPPSSPPLPSSPPPPPPPPPPPLPPPHVVHPPCAMPDAYMSGVDSKSYTDAHNVHGNRVQPPPQQLNSPRVNHTIPDAVHYRAPECRDHQRQMPDSTSCSYSSFPTYLERNVPHSDGATFHNEGYSLRPPHAAPSNQFSYVQGDQQGNPQHEAPPPYHNRFDYGDRESYYNNHERMKPGPYEPHDSWRFPSHYFSGPRYPDKGKMSYGTGPYGGPPCEPTRGPGQDWRYPPRSMSHRDSMPFRPPFEGPIPITGRGPSYWRPSQLERESRERNREFFPCKVSWRESLERETEKMGGSQSVSEKSIHEFTVKDTRGKEVDLSVYKGKVVLVVNVASKCGFTDTNYTQLTELYSKYKEKGFEILAFPCNQFLRQEPGTSQDAEQFACTRYKAEYPIFKKVRVNGPDTEPVYKFLKASKSGFLGSRIKWNFTKFLVDKDGHVIERYGPTTSPLNIEADIKKALGEV; this is encoded by the exons AGCGTTCTGCAACCCTGCAGACGTTGAGGCATTTACCGAGGAGAAAAAACAGTCTCTTCTGGGCAAGCGTCATGGAAAAGGCGCTGATTTTGTTCGTGCAGTCAAGGAGATTATTGATAGTTATGATAAGCTGAAGAAAGAGGACCAAGTTGATGACTTCAAATCCACCGCAAATGGAAGGAATACAGTGGATTCTTTGTCCAACTTGCGTTCAGAGGATCAGTCAGAAGCTCCTGAAGCAATTCTGGATTCACATTCTAAATCTTCACATTCAACAATTGATAGAAATGAGCCAAGTGTTTCTGTCGAGGATGCTTCAGCAACTGCACAAGTGGATGCTATGCACGATAAGGAGGCCTTAATTGAGGAACCTGGTGCTACAGCAACAGTTACTGAAACACCTCTTCCAGTGACCTCCTCTTCAAGAAAGAGATCAAGAGACTTGCGATCACAGAAAGAGGAAGCACCAGCTCGTAGGTCGAGAAGTTCATCCAGGATGGAATCACGTAGAGTACGCAACTCAAGAATGTCATGTGATGATGATGACAAGAATGCTGGGGAAGTATCTGGTAATGTAGTTCGGAATAGATGTCTAAGAAGGAATAAACGAATACGGAAATCACCTGATGCCTCTGagtgtgatgatgtgaattcagctgcttttGTTTCAAATGGTTGTATTGAAGATAACGGTTCTGAAGTTGCGACAGTTGATTCTGACACATTTAGTCTGAATGAAGGCAGTGCTGTTGATTCTGGTTGTAAAGGTGAACACTCAGAGGCTGTTGCCGAATGCTTGGATGGCAATGCTGAGTTGGTCAAAGGACTTGATCTCCAAATAAAGGCTGTTGTTATCAAGAAGAAAAGGAAGCCAAACAGAAAGCGAATTACTAATGATGCAGCTGAGCCTATTGCTATGGTGGACAAGGAGACAGTTTTGGAGGTAAAGCAAAGTAGTAATCAAACTATGCAGAATGATTGTGGGAAGATGAATGGAAATTCCTCCAAGGAAGATGGAGATGAGCACCTGCCATTGGTGAAACGAGCCAGGGTGCGAATGGGCAAACCATGTTCTGCTCACGAGGAAGTAGATAGCTTTGCACACACTGAAGAAAGTCACAAGGAAGTTGTACTCAATCCATTGGGGCCAGTCAGCACATCATCAAATTGTGACGAAAATTGCCCTTCTGGTAGGGACCTGTCTGTGGTaaatgaggttttggataatattACACCATCCGGAGGTTGCACTAGCATTTTGGGAAACAGACCTCAGCTTTGGAACACCAAGAAAGACCAATCATTTGGTTGCTCGGTTGATGGTGAAGCTGTTTTACCTCCATCTAAGCGTCTTCATCGCGCTCTAGAAGCCATGTCAGCTAATGCTGCTGAAGATGATAGATGTAATTATGATTCTTCAGTCACAAAGACGTCTACTATTGGTTGTCATCATTCTTCCACAAGCACATGCCCTGCTACGACTGTAGAAAGTAATACAGGGACTGGATTGGGACTGCAGAGTGAAGACTCTTTGGGCATTAATGCTTCAGGGGTTGATGCTTTCGGATTCTCTACCAGTTTAAACCCTGTAGTCTTGGAGGAAAATGGTAAATCAGTTGTGGAAGTGAATGCCGATAAAAAAACTGAGAGTCTGAACACCCAAAGTCATGAATGCTCTATTAATGAGTTACCAGATTCTGGAGACCATGTTGGTGGTAAAGATCTTAGTGGTGGTTCTTCTGATTGTCACATTATGGGAAGTCTAGGGCATTTGTTGCCTAATATGGACAGAGGCGAGGCTGGTACTGGGCTTAATGAAAGTTCAATTGACGAGTTGCCTATGAAggacaaaaacaaagacaaagatGAATTGAGCCATTGTGAAGCAGAAAATCCTGATATTGAATGTGATACTTCAGAGCATACTTTGAAGAGCATAGATCCTCCCGTATCAGGCACCAACCATGGAATTTCTGAATTTCCACCTTTAAATGTGGCTAGTCCACTTCATTATGGTGGAGAGGGCCCCGGTGAGAAAGTTGAGGGTTTGGAATCCCACGTTCAAGATATCAGAGAAGTCAATGACAT CTTTGATGTGGTGAAAGTGGTGAAAGAggttcaaaataaacaaacagagAATGATCCAAGTTCAATTTCATATCCAAATGAATACCTGGGTGATAAAAATGTCTCTGGCATCCGGTCAAGTCCATCCCTAACAGATGGAGGAGATTCTATTGCACACGCATCACCTCTCAATACGTCAGGCTGTCGCATGTCGACTTCAGATAGTAGTAATATTCTTCAGAACAATGGCAGTTGTAGTCCAGATGGTGATTTGCAGAACAAGAGAACTTCATCTATTCAACTTGGTGAGGACGGAAAGTCCGAATCAGTTGTCAGTCAAAGACCAAAATCTGTGAGCAAGTACTCAGAAATACATGCAACTCTGTTATCATTTGATACAATGCTTGGAACATTGACAAggaccaaggagagcattggtCGAGCAACTCGTGTTGCTATGGACTGTGGAAAGCTTGGTGTAGCTGCTAAG GTGTTGGAAATTCTTGCCCGTTATTTGGAAACTGAGTCAAGCTTACACCGGAGAGTGGACTTGTTCTTCCTGGTGGATTCAATTGCTCAATGCACCCGAGGGTTGAAGG GTGATGGTTGTGGTATGTACCCTTCTGCAATCCAAGCAATCCTGCCACGGTTATTGTCAGCTGCTGCTCCTCCTGGAAGTTCTGCACATGAAAATCGTAGACAGTGTTTAAAG GTTTTGAAACTTTGGTCGGAGAGAAGGATTGTTCCAGAGTCCATAATTCATCGCCATATGCGAGAATTAGATACTCATGGTGTGTCTTCTTCTGGTGCATATGGTAGGCGCTCTGCGAGAACGGAAAGGTCTTTGGATGATCCTCTTAGAGAAATGGAGGGCATGCTTGTTGACGAATATGGAAG CAATTCAAGTTTTCAACTTCCGGGATTTTGTATGCCCCGCATGCTCAAGGATGAAGATGATGGATGTGATTCTGATGGGGAAAGTTTTGAGGCTGTCACTCCTGAGCACAATCCTCAGGCCCATGAAGAACAAGAAACCACACCTGCCACTGAAAGACATAGGCATATCTTGGAAGATGTGGATGGAGAGCTTGAAATGGAGGATGTGGCTCCTTCCTGTGATGTTGACGTGAGTTCATCTTGTGGTGTTGCCGGAGCCAATGGTGTGCAGGCTTCACATAATCAGTTTGAACAGAATTGTCAACCGTACTTTGCCCCTCCACTACCTCGAGATGTGCCACCGTCATCTCCTCCACTACCATCTtctcctccacctccacctccgcCCCCTCCACCACCACTGCCTCCACCTCATGTTGTGCATCCTCCATGCGCTATGCCCGATGCCTATATGAGCGGTGTTGATTCAAAGTCCTACACTGATGCACAT AATGTGCACGGCAACAGAGTTCAACCTCCACCTCAGCAGTTGAATTCACCAAGAGTCAACCATACAATTCCCGATGCCGTGCACTATCGTGCCCCTGAATGCAGAGATCATCAGAGACAGATGCCCGATTCTACATCGTGCTCTTATAGTAGTTTTCCTacatatttagaaagaaatgtGCCACACTCTGATGGTGCTACCTTCCATAATGAAGGTTACTCTTTACGACCACCTCATGCTGCACCCTCCAATCAGTTCTCTTATGTTCAAGGAGACCAACAAGGAAATCCTCAACACGAGGCTCCGCCTCCCTATCACAACAGATTTGACTATGGGGACAGAGAAAGCTATTACAATAATCATGAAAGAATGAAACCTGGCCCGTATGAGCCCCACGATAGCTGGAGATTTCCTTCACATTATTTTTCAG GTCCTCGATATCCTGATAAAGGCAAGATGTCTTATGGAACTGGTCCATATGGTGGCCCTCCATGTGAACCAACAAGAGGACCTGGCCAAGATTGGAGATATCCTCCCCGCTCGATGAGCCACAGAGACTCTATGCCCTTTAGACCACCTTTTGAAGGTCCCATACCCATCACAGGCAGAG GTCCAAGCTATTGGCGGCCAAG TCAGCTAGAGAGAgagtctagagagagaaacagagaaTTTTTTCCTTGTAAAGTCAGCTGGAGAGAgagtctagagagagaaacagagaaaATGGGTGGTTCCCAATCTGTCTCTGAGAAATCCATCCATGAATTCACTGTAAAG GATACCAGAGGGAAGGAGGTGGACCTCAGCGTTTACAAAGGGAAGGTTGTCCTCGTTGTCAACGTTGCTTCCAAatg TGGGTTTACTGATACGAATTATACCCAGTTGACTGAGCTTTACAGCAAATACAAGGAGAAag GTTTTGAGATCTTGGCATTTCCGTGCAATCAGTTTCTGAGGCAAGAGCCCGGCACAAGCCAGGATGCTGAACAATTCGCATGCACAAGATACAAGGCTGAATATCCAATATTCAAGAAG GTACGTGTCAATGGGCCAGATACCGAACCTGTTTACAAATTCCTCAAAGCAAGTAAATCTGGATTTCTGGGGAGTAGGATAAAGTGGAACTTCACCAAGTTCTTAGTTGACAAGGATGGCCATGTCATTGAACGGTACGGCCCAACCACCTCCCCGTTGAACATtgag GCCGATATCAAGAAAGCGCTCGGGGAAGTGTGA
- the LOC103432450 gene encoding protein WHAT'S THIS FACTOR 1 homolog, chloroplastic — translation MLSKTRPISSYMRTHKPALTPSTRPATHLQSQSISSLKVVWRKDQKLDRAIENDKSYKLCARVVKEVHNEPGRVIPLRYLQKRRERLRLNIKVETFLSRNPGLFDVYYDRIKPKSEPVQFLRFSDRLRMFLEEEERIFKENEPLIVSKLCKLLMMCKDRVVSVDKLVHVNREFGFPNDFLVSLVPKYPQYFRILGCPGEENCYLELVSWNPEFAKSVIERRAEEESNLTGIRVRPNFNYRLPSGFFLKKEMREWVRDWVEMDYISPYEDASKLDQASQEMEKRTVGVFHELLSLSLFKRIPVPILGKFSDEYRFSNAFSNVFTRHAGIFYLSLKGGIKTAVLREAYKDDQLIDRDPLLEIKYKFAELLEEGWRERREHLRLQREEVEKNKEMIAMRNEE, via the coding sequence ATGCTCTCCAAAACCCGACCAATCTCCTCCTATATGCGCACCCACAAGCCCGCTCTCACACCCAGCACGCGCCCAGCGACCCACCTCCAATCCCAATCAATCTCGAGCCTCAAAGTCGTCTGGCGCAAGGACCAGAAGCTCGACCGGGCAATCGAAAACGACAAGTCGTACAAGCTCTGCGCCCGCGTCGTCAAGGAGGTGCACAACGAACCGGGTCGGGTGATCCCGCTTCGATACCTCCAAAAACGGCGCGAAAGGCTGCGGCTCAACATCAAAGTCGAAACCTTTCTTAGCAGAAACCCAGGTTTGTTCGATGTTTACTATGATAGAATTAAACCCAAATCGGAACCGGTTCAGTTTCTTCGATTTAGCGATAGATTAAGGATGTTTCtggaggaggaagagaggatTTTTAAGGAAAATGAGCCGTTGATTGTGTCTAAATTGTGTAAATTGCTGATGATGTGTAAGGATAGGGTTGTTAGTGTTGATAAATTGGTTCATGTGAATAGGGAATTCGGGTTTCCGAACGATTTCTTGGTTAGCTTGGTGCCCAAGTATCCGCAGTATTTTCGGATACTTGGGTGCCCCGGAGAGGAGAATTGTTATCTGGAATTGGTTTCATGGAACCCCGAGTTTGCGAAATCAGTGATTGAGAGGAGGGCAGAAGAGGAGTCGAATTTGACAGGGATTCGGGTTCGGCCTAATTTTAACTATAGGCTGCCATCAGGGTTTTtcttgaagaaggaaatgagaGAGTGGGTAAGGGATTGGGTGGAAATGGATTATATTTCTCCGTATGAAGATGCGTCGAAATTGGATCAAGCTTCGCAGGAAATGGAGAAGAGGACGGTTGGAGTTTTTCATGAACTGTTATCGTTGTCTTTGTTTAAAAGGATTCCTGTGCCGATATTGGGTAAATTTAGTGATGAGTATAGGTTTTCAAATGCGTTCTCGAATGTGTTCACAAGGCATGCTGGGATATTCTATCTGTCGTTGAAGGGAGGGATTAAGACGGCGGTGCTGAGGGAAGCGTACAAGGATGATCAGTTGATTGACCGGGATCCACTGCTAGAGATAAAGTACAAGTTTGCGGAGCTATTGGAGGAGGGATGGAGGGAGAGACGAGAGCATTTGCGGTTGCAAAGGGAAGAGGTTGAGAAGAACAAGGAAATGATTGCTATGAGGAACGAAGAATAG